In Aulosira sp. FACHB-615, the following are encoded in one genomic region:
- a CDS encoding CHAT domain-containing protein, giving the protein MQNISSPKKSVKTNAKFNLLILRVGTYIILTVLFSGITEAAFSSKQEIITQNSIPSPIQATSTDKLLQAGITQLHEYKLREAEKNFKQILALRQKQQDSLGEAEALNYLGEVYNSLGEYPEAQKALTPALAIYQKLNNRQGEGNVLDNLGETYQGLKEYSKALETFQKALTIRQETNDKKGEGETLTNIGVVYIAQGKIQESVEPLQESLKIRQQIKDSFYEPETIALLGLVNRALGKTETGLELLNQALQLSRQVKNLRAEALALTLNGLVYQGLNQEDKALQFYQPALIIIKKGGNLSEEASIINQMGLSHHKLKQYPQAIDYYQQALPIHQKLKNREAEAETLLAIGLIYNEQEKSKLALDFFEKALGMYQQLKQPAVQETILSLIGSVYRLQLEDYPKALEYYQQALAISRQLKEPKDIAGNLGALCDTYSLMTQHKQAIDSCQEALALYEKIPNQKEREASMLLSLGQINELQKNYAQAESFFQRALAINSELHGQDSIKIADNVFNLANFYRDRGKYNQALSYYQRLLAIREKNLGSEHPDVALSLNFVGHVYADLAKYQEALKYYQRARKIYENHLDSQADKYSSVLNNIAIVYSYLGNNKEAIILYEKSLEITKKTWGDESSQITKTLSNLANSYEELGNYQKAEELYKRSLTIAEKRYAKAVNAKLLEEAAYLSFSTENFASSLQKLAGLYQNRGKYQEAIQLYKKAQTISENQFGIEHPQVARIINGLALVYKKQGKYQEALQLYQRSEKIFAKSFGTEHPEYATYLGNLANLYQEQGNYTESLSLFERALKIKQKILGLEHPDVALSLNNLAFSYQIQGRYSDAIKHYQQALAINEKVLVPDHPQVALTLNNLAILYQEQGNYSEALKNYQRAFAIRQTIFGSEHPSIAESMNNLAGIYKELAQYQESINYYKRAKLITEKVFGFQHPSVALILNNLASVYQEQGNYTEALKLFQDALEIRTQVLGSDHRDVATTWNNIAVLYREQGNYTEALKLFNSALKIYEKKFGSEHYFIATSLNNIANVYQDLGNYPEAIDKYQRALEIRSQVFGSEHYLVAQSYNNLSGVYKEQGNYSKALDYAQKSLTINQKTFSNEHPDISQNLNNIAAIYENLGNNREAEILYDRALVINEKIFGKFHPKVAINLDNLAVLYYNKEIFGEPTENIQIEPFIKRALEIREKIFGSNHPDVALSLNNLSSLYNVQGKHQESLKLLQRSLAIYEKAYGTKHTQVAINLSNQAWTYFVLGNTQKAIELTQKSLDITESIFGSEHPDFANNLGIQALYYNAQGDTSRAIELRKRGLEIGDRNLNIILGIGSERQKQNYMALLVESGDFAISSHLQSAPNNPQAANLALTTILRRKGRILDVESDSRNWLRQNLTPENQKLFDELSSTNSQLARLLYNRNSNFTNTQYRQEIAQLKTKAENLEAELSKRSAEFRITTQPVTIETVQKLIPADTALVEFVQYKPLTNIKGAKRSDRYGKPRYAAYILTSQGSIQWVDLGEAETIDREIAEFGTVLQSKSRDVKPVARRLDTQLMQPIRKLLGDKRKLLLSPDSQLNLIPFAALVDENNRYLVENYTINYLTTGRDLLRLSNQPSSVQPPVMMANIDFNNAVNNAPIPPGTKEDLKRSSEINRLTFSPLQGTKQEADAILPILKQRGINVKLLTGNQATENALKQMRSPSILHIATHGFFLTDEKIEIPDTYDLAVGNRGIIVKPGSSQRVSRNLENPLLRSGIALAGFNNRRSGDEDGVLTALEASSLNLSGTKLVVLSACQTGVGNTTNGEGVYGLRRAFVIAGVQSQLISLWNVSDVGTKELMVKYYQQLIQNEGRSEALRQTQLEMLKSQEYQHPFYWAAFIPSGDWTPAKF; this is encoded by the coding sequence ATGCAAAATATATCATCTCCTAAAAAATCAGTGAAAACCAACGCTAAATTTAACTTGTTAATTCTCCGAGTAGGCACATATATTATTCTGACAGTTTTATTCAGTGGAATAACCGAAGCAGCTTTTTCCTCAAAACAAGAAATTATTACTCAAAACTCAATTCCCTCTCCTATTCAAGCAACATCTACAGATAAATTATTGCAAGCAGGAATCACACAGCTACATGAATATAAACTCAGGGAGGCAGAGAAAAATTTTAAACAAATTTTAGCACTGCGACAAAAACAACAAGATTCTTTAGGTGAAGCAGAAGCATTAAATTATTTGGGTGAAGTGTATAACTCATTAGGCGAATATCCAGAAGCACAGAAAGCATTAACTCCAGCATTAGCTATTTATCAAAAGCTGAATAATCGCCAAGGTGAAGGTAACGTATTAGATAATCTGGGTGAAACTTATCAGGGATTAAAAGAATATTCAAAAGCACTAGAAACCTTTCAAAAAGCTTTGACTATACGCCAGGAAACAAATGATAAGAAAGGGGAGGGTGAAACACTAACTAATATTGGTGTTGTTTATATTGCTCAGGGTAAAATCCAAGAGTCGGTAGAACCACTGCAAGAATCTTTAAAAATTCGACAGCAGATTAAAGACAGTTTTTATGAACCTGAAACTATTGCTTTATTAGGTTTAGTAAATAGAGCTTTAGGTAAAACCGAAACAGGTTTAGAGTTACTCAACCAAGCTTTACAACTTAGTCGCCAAGTCAAAAATCTTCGTGCAGAAGCACTAGCTTTAACCCTCAACGGCTTAGTTTATCAAGGTTTGAATCAAGAAGATAAAGCCCTTCAATTCTATCAACCTGCATTAATAATCATCAAAAAAGGCGGAAATCTTTCTGAAGAAGCTTCTATAATCAATCAAATGGGATTATCTCACCACAAGTTAAAACAATATCCCCAAGCAATAGATTATTATCAGCAAGCTTTACCCATTCATCAAAAACTGAAAAATCGCGAAGCTGAAGCCGAAACTTTACTTGCTATTGGTTTAATTTATAATGAACAAGAAAAATCAAAGCTTGCCTTGGATTTTTTTGAGAAAGCATTAGGAATGTATCAACAGCTTAAACAACCTGCCGTACAAGAAACAATTTTGTCTTTAATAGGAAGTGTATACAGATTACAATTAGAAGATTATCCCAAAGCATTAGAATATTATCAGCAAGCTTTGGCTATTTCTCGACAATTAAAAGAACCTAAAGATATAGCTGGTAATCTTGGCGCTCTTTGCGATACTTATTCCTTGATGACACAACATAAACAAGCAATAGATAGTTGTCAGGAAGCTTTAGCACTTTATGAAAAAATACCCAATCAAAAAGAACGCGAAGCTTCAATGCTTCTCAGTCTTGGGCAAATAAATGAATTACAAAAAAACTACGCTCAGGCTGAGTCATTTTTTCAACGTGCTTTAGCAATAAATTCTGAGTTACATGGTCAGGATAGTATAAAAATTGCAGATAATGTCTTTAATTTAGCAAATTTTTACCGCGATCGAGGTAAATACAATCAAGCATTATCCTATTATCAACGTCTTTTAGCAATCAGAGAAAAAAATCTTGGTTCTGAACACCCAGATGTGGCACTAAGCCTTAATTTTGTTGGTCATGTTTATGCGGATTTAGCTAAATACCAAGAAGCATTAAAGTATTATCAACGCGCTAGAAAAATTTATGAAAATCATCTTGATTCTCAGGCAGATAAATATTCTAGTGTTCTAAATAATATCGCTATTGTCTATAGTTATTTAGGGAACAACAAGGAAGCAATTATCTTGTATGAAAAATCTCTAGAAATAACGAAAAAAACTTGGGGTGATGAAAGTTCTCAAATAACTAAAACCTTGAGTAATCTTGCTAATTCTTATGAAGAGTTAGGAAATTATCAGAAAGCAGAAGAACTATATAAGCGTTCTTTAACAATAGCTGAGAAACGATATGCAAAAGCAGTAAATGCTAAACTTTTAGAGGAAGCAGCATATCTCAGTTTTAGCACTGAAAATTTTGCATCATCTCTGCAAAAATTGGCTGGTTTATATCAAAACCGGGGAAAGTATCAAGAAGCAATTCAATTATATAAAAAAGCGCAAACAATAAGTGAAAATCAATTTGGAATTGAACATCCTCAAGTTGCTAGAATTATCAACGGTTTAGCTTTAGTTTATAAAAAACAGGGAAAATATCAAGAAGCGTTGCAACTTTACCAACGCTCTGAGAAAATATTTGCAAAATCTTTTGGAACTGAACATCCTGAATATGCTACCTATCTTGGCAACTTGGCTAATTTATACCAAGAACAAGGTAATTATACAGAATCATTATCTCTATTTGAACGTGCTTTAAAGATTAAACAAAAGATACTAGGTCTTGAACACCCAGATGTCGCTCTCAGCCTAAATAATTTGGCTTTTTCTTATCAAATACAAGGAAGGTACTCAGATGCAATTAAACACTATCAGCAAGCTCTAGCAATTAACGAGAAGGTATTAGTACCAGACCATCCTCAAGTAGCTCTTACTCTCAATAATTTGGCAATTTTATATCAAGAACAAGGGAACTACTCAGAAGCACTGAAAAATTATCAACGTGCTTTCGCAATTCGTCAAACAATATTTGGCTCAGAACACCCATCTATTGCTGAAAGTATGAATAATTTAGCAGGTATCTATAAAGAGTTGGCTCAATATCAGGAATCTATTAATTACTATAAACGTGCCAAACTAATAACTGAGAAAGTATTTGGTTTCCAACATCCAAGCGTTGCTCTAATCCTTAACAATTTAGCATCTGTCTATCAAGAACAAGGCAACTATACAGAAGCATTGAAACTGTTTCAAGATGCTTTAGAAATTCGCACCCAAGTATTAGGTTCTGACCATCGAGATGTTGCTACCACTTGGAATAATATTGCTGTTCTCTATAGAGAGCAAGGAAATTACACAGAAGCACTAAAATTATTCAATTCAGCTTTGAAAATTTATGAGAAAAAATTCGGCTCCGAACACTACTTTATTGCTACAAGTTTAAATAATATTGCTAATGTGTATCAAGATTTAGGTAATTATCCAGAAGCTATAGATAAATATCAGCGTGCTTTAGAAATTCGCAGTCAAGTATTTGGTTCTGAACATTACTTAGTTGCTCAAAGTTATAATAATCTTTCTGGAGTATATAAAGAACAAGGTAATTATTCAAAAGCTCTTGATTATGCTCAAAAGTCTTTAACAATAAATCAGAAAACATTTAGCAATGAGCATCCAGATATAAGTCAAAATTTAAATAATATAGCTGCAATTTATGAAAATTTAGGAAATAATCGAGAAGCTGAAATTTTATATGATCGTGCTTTAGTTATTAATGAAAAAATATTTGGCAAATTTCATCCGAAAGTTGCTATAAATCTTGATAACTTGGCGGTGCTATACTACAATAAAGAAATATTTGGTGAACCAACAGAAAATATTCAAATTGAACCATTTATCAAACGTGCCTTAGAGATTAGAGAAAAAATATTTGGCTCCAATCATCCCGATGTTGCTCTCAGTTTAAATAATCTATCAAGTTTATATAATGTGCAGGGTAAGCATCAGGAATCCCTTAAACTCTTACAACGTTCTTTAGCAATTTACGAGAAAGCCTATGGTACTAAACATACTCAAGTCGCAATTAATCTGAGCAACCAAGCTTGGACTTACTTTGTTTTGGGTAACACTCAAAAAGCAATAGAACTCACTCAAAAATCTCTTGACATCACAGAAAGTATCTTTGGTTCTGAACACCCCGATTTTGCGAATAACTTGGGAATACAAGCTTTGTACTACAATGCCCAAGGTGATACATCCCGTGCAATTGAGTTGAGAAAGCGTGGTTTAGAAATAGGCGATCGCAATCTCAATATTATCCTTGGTATTGGTTCGGAACGCCAAAAACAAAATTATATGGCGTTACTTGTAGAGTCAGGTGATTTTGCAATATCTTCCCACCTCCAGTCAGCACCCAATAACCCCCAAGCAGCAAACCTAGCTTTAACCACAATCCTCCGTCGCAAAGGACGCATACTTGATGTCGAGAGCGATAGTCGAAACTGGTTGCGACAAAATCTTACCCCGGAAAACCAAAAATTATTTGACGAACTTTCCAGCACTAACTCCCAGCTTGCAAGACTTTTATACAACAGAAATAGTAATTTTACGAATACCCAATATCGCCAAGAAATTGCCCAACTGAAGACTAAAGCCGAGAATTTAGAAGCAGAACTCTCTAAACGCAGCGCGGAATTTCGCATCACAACCCAACCTGTAACCATTGAAACAGTACAAAAATTGATACCTGCGGATACAGCTTTAGTAGAATTTGTTCAGTATAAACCCTTAACCAACATCAAAGGAGCAAAACGAAGCGATCGCTATGGTAAACCTCGCTATGCTGCCTACATTCTGACATCCCAAGGCTCAATCCAATGGGTAGATTTAGGAGAAGCAGAAACCATTGATCGCGAAATAGCCGAATTTGGTACAGTTCTGCAAAGCAAATCCCGCGATGTTAAACCAGTTGCGCGTCGTCTGGATACCCAATTAATGCAACCCATCCGCAAATTGTTGGGTGACAAGCGAAAATTGCTACTTTCTCCCGACAGCCAACTTAATTTAATTCCCTTTGCGGCCTTAGTAGATGAAAATAACCGCTATTTAGTAGAAAATTATACTATTAATTATTTAACGACAGGGCGTGACTTACTGCGATTATCTAATCAGCCATCTAGTGTTCAACCACCAGTGATGATGGCGAATATTGATTTTAATAATGCGGTAAATAACGCACCTATACCTCCAGGTACAAAAGAAGATTTAAAACGCTCCTCAGAAATCAACAGACTCACATTTAGTCCCTTACAGGGAACAAAGCAAGAAGCAGATGCGATTTTACCTATACTGAAACAAAGAGGTATAAATGTAAAACTGTTAACAGGAAATCAAGCCACAGAAAACGCCCTCAAACAAATGCGATCGCCTAGCATTCTCCATATCGCTACCCACGGCTTCTTTTTGACTGACGAAAAAATAGAAATTCCCGATACTTATGATTTAGCCGTGGGAAATCGTGGAATCATCGTCAAACCTGGTTCTAGCCAGCGAGTGAGTAGAAACCTGGAAAATCCCCTATTACGTTCCGGTATTGCGTTAGCTGGGTTTAACAACCGTCGCAGTGGTGATGAAGATGGTGTACTAACTGCATTAGAAGCATCTTCCTTAAATTTATCAGGTACTAAATTAGTCGTACTTTCCGCCTGTCAGACTGGCGTAGGTAACACAACCAATGGCGAAGGGGTGTATGGTTTACGTCGTGCTTTTGTGATAGCTGGTGTCCAGAGTCAACTAATTAGTTTATGGAATGTCAGCGATGTAGGTACAAAAGAACTAATGGTGAAATATTACCAGCAACTAATCCAAAATGAGGGACGTTCCGAAGCCTTGCGACAGACGCAATTAGAAATGTTGAAGTCCCAAGAATATCAACATCCATTTTACTGGGCTGCTTTTATCCCTTCTGGTGATTGGACTCCTGCCAAATTTTAG
- a CDS encoding caspase family protein: MTHIKRRQFLQFTSSALATVGISQLDIMRQSQQYAKVLAKNTPRKLALLVGIDEYKNDIPTLGGCENDVSLQRELLTHRFGFQNTDILTLTNAQATRQSILEAFEQHLINQAKPGDVVVFHYSGHGSRVQDKHRDTPDGINGTLVPIDSSFPPNGGVVQDIMGHTLFLLMYALNTKNVTVVLDCCYSGATKRGNLVVRSRDGGSKYLPSPEEYKQQSKLLAKTGLSEQEFIKKRRKNVAKGIVITAAKRNQEALEAITSDFSSGAFTYALTQYLWQQVGDESFSKTFVNVRENTKEIIWHQRGGNSQEPEIEQNLPENSNVSIYHSTLKAVPAEAVVTDINGDEINLWLGGVPSQSIEGFNEKAVFTVVDENGEGRGQIQISSRQGLIAKGKLVNTPRNQLQKGTLLQERIRTIPKDLTLKIGLDDSSLDSNTIKQAKQAIQAINRMEVLSLGQNEVNYIFGRMTQAKYQELKQKRIPNLPVVGSFGVFSPTLDGIISSSFGNADESVTSAVERLRPKLKSFLAARIVKDILGNKNTSKISITASIVVAGSQKLLAETFTTRGFKQNTGVANSPKPSQPINFSDSGIAKLPVGISIAFQIQNNESVPLHVSILGIDSTGRMDILFPYDRSEDAILAPPKKQFSIPRPPELGEQPTTFDISEPLGFTEALIIASTEPLRGFLDVIKTLANTRGIGDQRSPIPDITGDEFLDLTNSLLDDLDRGTRGANSNENMQLPSNTRGSDTTKLAVMSIPFEVVS; encoded by the coding sequence ATGACACATATTAAACGCCGCCAATTTCTACAATTCACTAGTTCTGCTTTAGCAACAGTTGGTATCAGCCAATTAGATATCATGCGCCAATCCCAACAATATGCCAAAGTTTTAGCAAAAAATACTCCCCGCAAATTAGCATTACTGGTAGGAATTGATGAGTATAAAAATGACATTCCCACATTAGGGGGTTGCGAAAATGATGTTTCATTGCAACGCGAATTATTAACTCACCGCTTTGGTTTTCAAAACACAGATATTTTAACTTTAACTAATGCACAAGCAACACGCCAAAGCATATTAGAAGCATTTGAGCAACATTTAATTAACCAAGCTAAACCCGGCGATGTTGTAGTATTCCACTATTCCGGACATGGTTCACGGGTACAAGATAAACACCGTGATACACCAGATGGAATTAACGGTACTCTTGTTCCTATCGATAGTTCCTTTCCTCCTAATGGTGGTGTAGTACAAGATATTATGGGACATACTTTATTTTTACTCATGTATGCGTTAAATACTAAAAATGTCACCGTTGTCCTAGATTGTTGCTACTCTGGTGCAACCAAACGAGGTAATTTAGTAGTGCGTTCTCGCGATGGCGGAAGCAAATATTTGCCCAGTCCCGAAGAGTATAAACAACAAAGTAAATTACTAGCTAAAACCGGACTTTCAGAACAAGAGTTTATCAAAAAACGTAGAAAAAATGTAGCCAAAGGTATTGTAATTACTGCTGCTAAACGCAACCAAGAAGCTCTGGAAGCAATAACAAGTGACTTTAGTTCTGGAGCTTTTACCTACGCTTTAACTCAATATCTTTGGCAACAAGTAGGAGATGAATCTTTTAGTAAAACTTTTGTCAATGTTCGGGAAAACACTAAAGAAATCATTTGGCATCAAAGAGGTGGTAATAGTCAAGAACCAGAAATAGAACAAAATTTGCCAGAAAATTCAAATGTATCAATATATCATTCCACCCTCAAAGCAGTTCCGGCTGAGGCTGTTGTCACTGATATTAATGGAGATGAGATAAATTTATGGTTGGGAGGTGTACCTTCACAAAGCATAGAAGGATTTAATGAAAAAGCTGTTTTTACAGTAGTAGATGAAAATGGTGAAGGACGGGGACAAATACAAATTTCATCTCGTCAAGGATTGATAGCTAAAGGCAAATTAGTTAACACCCCACGCAATCAATTACAAAAAGGAACTCTTTTGCAAGAACGTATCCGCACCATTCCCAAAGATTTAACTTTAAAAATTGGGCTAGATGACAGTTCTTTAGATAGCAACACCATCAAACAAGCTAAACAAGCAATACAGGCTATTAACCGTATGGAAGTACTGTCATTAGGACAAAATGAAGTAAATTATATCTTTGGTCGTATGACTCAAGCTAAATACCAAGAACTAAAACAAAAACGCATACCAAACTTGCCTGTTGTCGGTAGTTTTGGAGTATTTTCGCCAACATTGGATGGAATTATTTCCAGTTCCTTTGGCAATGCAGATGAATCAGTAACTAGTGCTGTGGAACGTTTACGACCAAAGCTAAAATCATTTTTAGCAGCCAGAATTGTTAAAGATATACTTGGCAACAAAAATACATCAAAAATAAGTATAACTGCCTCAATAGTTGTTGCTGGGAGTCAAAAACTACTCGCTGAAACTTTCACAACTCGTGGTTTTAAACAAAATACTGGAGTTGCAAATTCTCCCAAACCCAGCCAACCAATCAACTTTTCCGATTCAGGTATAGCAAAATTGCCTGTAGGCATCAGTATAGCTTTCCAAATTCAAAATAATGAATCTGTTCCCCTCCACGTTAGTATCTTAGGCATAGATAGCACCGGGAGAATGGACATTCTTTTTCCTTATGACAGGTCAGAGGATGCAATTTTAGCCCCACCAAAAAAACAATTTTCGATTCCCCGACCGCCTGAACTAGGAGAACAACCTACCACTTTTGATATTTCCGAACCACTAGGTTTTACAGAAGCCCTGATTATTGCCAGTACTGAACCATTACGTGGTTTTCTAGATGTCATCAAAACATTAGCAAATACTAGAGGAATAGGCGATCAACGCAGTCCCATACCCGATATAACCGGAGACGAGTTTTTAGATTTAACTAATAGTTTGCTAGATGATTTAGATAGAGGTACTCGTGGGGCAAATAGTAATGAAAATATGCAGCTTCCCTCAAACACTCGTGGCAGTGATACTACCAAATTAGCCGTGATGTCGATTCCAT